The Apium graveolens cultivar Ventura chromosome 6, ASM990537v1, whole genome shotgun sequence genome contains a region encoding:
- the LOC141665725 gene encoding uncharacterized protein LOC141665725: MGAQSLASSNAYFQGAVRQAESWKRASDKADNALRRQQKKYATLEKKLKRKEEELGESNAELVVLRAEKDKAIDNYLDSEEFAQSMRIRDDSVFPEFFRTGWDTALGTVNEACPDINPADYICPDDEALLQRFRTRVVVSDHVPQDPLLPPPESSSRPAEDDSSSSSSETTETSSESGEDDDMDAEGTSAP, translated from the exons atgggagctcagtctctggcttcg tctaacgcctattttcaaggcgctgtgaggcaagccgaatcatggaagcgggcttctgataaggccgataatgccctcaggaggcaacagaagaagtatgctaccctggagaagaagctcaagcgcaaggaggaagaactcggagagtctaacgccgagctggtggtacttcgggcggagaaggataaagctatagacaactatctggactcggaggagtttgcccaatccatgaggattagggatgattcagtctttcccgagttttttaggactggttgggacacggcccttgggaccgtgaacgaggcttgtcctgatattaacccggcggactacatctgccctgatgacgaggctttgctacagaggtttcgtacccgagtagttgtctcggaccatgttcctcaggatccactccttcctcctcccgagtcttcttccagacctgctgaggacgacagctcttcctcctcctccgagacgacagagacatccagcgagagtggagaggacgatgatatggatgccgagggtacttcagctccttag